Sequence from the Phragmites australis chromosome 11, lpPhrAust1.1, whole genome shotgun sequence genome:
CCGGCCACGAGCACGgtggcgtcgggcagcactgcGCTGGTGGAATGGTACATGCGCGCGATGGTCGACGCGGCCAGCGGCCGGAACCGCGACCCCTGCGGCTGCTGCGGCGAGTACAGGACCGGGGTTAGGATCGGCTGCCGCGCGAAGCCCCAGCCGGAGCAGCCCTTGGCAGCGCCGTTCAGCAGAAGCAGGTCCCCGGTGGGAAGGATCAGCATGTCACCCATGACGCGACCCACGGGCATGTCCTCGGTCTCCCATTGCGCGTCGGGCCTGGCCAGGTTGATGCGGGCGCAGTCCCGGAGCGCGGGCTGGAACGTGTTGTTCTCTCCGAGCTTCAAGGCCGTCTTGAGCGCCCCGCCGCAGATGATGACCTCCGGTTCGGGGTCGCCGCTGGCGTTGCGGAGGTCGAGCGGGAGGAGCGCGGACATGGCTGACGCGGGGTAGTTGCGCCCCCCGCCAGCGAGCTTGGGGAGCTCGCGCACGACCTTGCCGGTCCTGGGGTCGAAGATGACTGAGCGGTCGTTGGCGAAGACGAACAAGTTGCCGTCGGGGAGGAGGTTCACGAACGGGTACAGGTTGTTTTCCACGTCGTCGGTGGTCTCGCGGAGGAGTGGCATGGGGACGGCCTTGTCGTTCGTCTGCCCCGGCGCTGGGACGAACTCGTAGCTGAAGGCGCGCCGGCCGCCGAACACGATGAACCGGCCGTCCGGGAGCACATGCTGCGTCGCGTACCATCTCCCCTCTGCGAAGCTGTTGGGATGTTCCAACCAGTCACAGGTGTCGCACGGGCTGAGATACCTGACGGCCTTCTCGCCCTCGAAGTAGCCGCCGGTTTGCACCAGGTTGCCGTCCGCGTCGAACGCGCCCGACGAGCACCAAGTATCCGTCTGGATCTGCGCATTGCATGCCATTAAAACTTAGTTGGGTCGCGCATGGTCGAGATCGACGTGTCAGCCAAGGCGCCATGCATGAATGACGCGCGATGTTGTAAGCTAACCTTGAGAGAGCGGAGTCCGCCGGTGTTGTAGTCGAACTCGACGGCGTGCGCCCAGCAGTCCATGGTGCCCTGCTGCTTGGCACGCGGGTCGATGCGGCAGTTGTCCTGGGGCAGCCGCATGAGAGACCGGCCGGTGGTGCTGGTGTCAAACATGATGGCCTTGCCATGGCGCATGACCGCCAGGTGCATGGCCGACACGCCGGAGTTCTCGCTGACGATGGTCCACGCACCGGCGGGCCCGGCTCTGTCGTCCACGGCGAGATTGACTGTGTCCTGGGCGGCCTTGGTGGGCGGTCCCGAGGGCGGCACTCTGGTGAGGCCTGTGGCCGTGGCCGGCGCGGCGCCCTGCTCCTCCTGCTCCGTCTGCTCGGGAACCATCTGCTCCTGCGCGCCGTCGAAGGCGTTCCGAAAGTAGTCGCTCTCGGAGCGCGGACGGAAGATGTTGAAAAGGTCGAAGAACGCCTCGCcagaggaggcgaggaggaggagggccacGGCAAAGACCGCGGCGCGGGGGAGGGACCCCATGCCGGCTGCGGAGAGGTCGAGGAGCTGGTCTCTCCCGTCCCTCCTCCTGTGACCGGCCGAGCTAGAGCTAGAGGGGGGTCGCGCGCTCCCTCCCTCCTCAGCGTGCTCGTCTTTTTATTGGAAGCGCCTCTAATCCCGCCGCCTAAATTTGGGCCTTCTTCATCTCGCTAGCTCGCCGGCCGCGGCCTCGACCCCCGTTCGCTGTGCGGATAGCTGGCGCCGAGCGCTGCCGGCGCCGCGATTCGCGCGGGCGGGAGAGCATGCACAACGCCCGTTCAAATATAGCGCCGCGTGATCGTTGCTCCCGCCAGCCCGAGGAGGCTGCCATCTGTTCCGGCCGGGCTCTCGGCGCACACTGTTCTGTTCTGTCACGGACTCACTGTCGCCTCGTTCACGAAACAGACAGGGCCGAAAGGATTCGGATTTGCGCTGTTGCCGTATGGGAGAGACGGCCCGCTAGTCCGTTTTGGCCTGGTCCGCTCGGCTGACCGTGGAAGAGTTGTGTGCCGGCAAAGAGAAGACTCTTCGGCCTGGTTGGTTGCCAGAGCTCAGCTCTAAAATTCTTCGGAGTTCGATATTTTTtagcttcaaaaatttataTAGCTGAAGCTGTAGGTAGATTGATGATATTTGAGTGAGCAATcttatttcaattttttaacTTCAAAATAGAGACTGAAACTACTTTTAATTTATAAACTTAAAATCTAACATGGAGTCAGAAGATACAGCTCTGTAAAATATGGTCTTAATATTGATCTCGGCCTTTGAAAGTAGTAGCTAGCCAGTGCAACTTGCTGTTGCAACAAGCAGGCATATACATATTGGCATTCTATCATTAAATTAAGAAGGGATGCATATCTTTAAATACGTAGGAAAGCTACGTATTTTTAAATTAAGAAGAATTTAAAAGAACAAAATTCAAGTACAACAATCTTAGAGGTCAGAGATCTGATCCCAACCGGCCTGAAATCACTaagaaaacatatataaaaaaggAAGCAACAAGCCCTACACAGGTAATATTGAAACATATAATTGATCCGTAGCTACGCAAGCGCTCCATTGTGATCGATAGGCTCATAGCACTGACTTGGCACCGCCAAACCATATCCTCCCTAATGAGAGCTATCAAGATGTCCGGAGGAACACACTGATTATTGAAAACAATGGCGTTGCACGAGAGCAATAGTCTCCAACAGGTAAGAAGGATCAATGAGTTGAGTCCCTTGCGTACCCCGGAGCCACTTGGTTCTGAAGCTGCAACCACCAATCACCTAGAGAAATAATTATGCCATTCTGGCACCATGATTCAGTAGGTGGGGCGTCAGTGTGCAAACTATACATAATTACATGATCAAAGGCGTTATAAGCATATGCATATTGATGCTATATCTCGGAATTAAAGGCCGGCCTCCTTTAGGCGGTTGTGACATGCGAGAGCTGGGCGTTTTAACTTTTAAGCAACTTGCAAGGGAGCGTCCCTTCCAGCATGCAAATCTCAATTAGCAACACATGCATGCGATGATTATTTAGATCACTAGCTACTTTAACACTACAGCTTGAGAGATTTGCAAAAAGCTGACTGATACGCGTAGGCAGCACGTAAAGCTTCTGCATGCCATCGTGTACTGTTGGATTGCTGTCTTCTTAATACATACAGAAAAAAGAAGATATGGCTTATGACTGAGAGGGTGCTGCACTGCTGCGTATCAGCAAGCAACAGTATATTCGAGCCTTTTATCGCTAGCCATCGATCATGTACAAGAAAGGGCAGTCATGAACGACAACATCCTGATTTTGGTAGGCGTCAGATTATTATTTTAGATCACCATCATTTTGTGCTCTCGCGCAGCCCTTTTCTGGTAAAAGAGGCTAGCTGGGGCATTGATGTTTTTTATTCTC
This genomic interval carries:
- the LOC133884229 gene encoding aldehyde oxidase GLOX1-like, which produces MGSLPRAAVFAVALLLLASSGEAFFDLFNIFRPRSESDYFRNAFDGAQEQMVPEQTEQEEQGAAPATATGLTRVPPSGPPTKAAQDTVNLAVDDRAGPAGAWTIVSENSGVSAMHLAVMRHGKAIMFDTSTTGRSLMRLPQDNCRIDPRAKQQGTMDCWAHAVEFDYNTGGLRSLKIQTDTWCSSGAFDADGNLVQTGGYFEGEKAVRYLSPCDTCDWLEHPNSFAEGRWYATQHVLPDGRFIVFGGRRAFSYEFVPAPGQTNDKAVPMPLLRETTDDVENNLYPFVNLLPDGNLFVFANDRSVIFDPRTGKVVRELPKLAGGGRNYPASAMSALLPLDLRNASGDPEPEVIICGGALKTALKLGENNTFQPALRDCARINLARPDAQWETEDMPVGRVMGDMLILPTGDLLLLNGAAKGCSGWGFARQPILTPVLYSPQQPQGSRFRPLAASTIARMYHSTSAVLPDATVLVAGGNTNTAYNFSGVDFPTEVRVERFAPPYLSEELDANRPEIDAASVPADGMRYGAPFTFRFSTPSEAVGEADVKVTMYAPPFTTHGYSMNQRLLILPITGFADEGRSFAVTVDAPAKPELAPPGYYLVFVVAKDVPSIAAWVKIQ